In a genomic window of Telopea speciosissima isolate NSW1024214 ecotype Mountain lineage chromosome 5, Tspe_v1, whole genome shotgun sequence:
- the LOC122661756 gene encoding uncharacterized protein LOC122661756, producing the protein MLSNPEDRNKNKYCKFYRDVGHDTEDYRQLKREIEDVIQKGHLKRYVKEDTKDNPRGHDAIRNDRGRDDRTRRGDDRDRQGGPGQESASRAKAKATFLAMVEVPKKKARTKPMITFSDKDMEGMSWPHNDAVVVQAVIANRSVHRILVDTGASVDMLSYDAYL; encoded by the exons ATGCTCTCAAATCCTGAGGATAGAAATAAGAACAAATACTGCAAGTTTTACAGGGATGTCGGGCACGACACCGAGGACTATAGacaattgaagagagaaatagaagatgTGATCCAGAAGGGTCACCTGAAGCGGTATGTGAAGGAAGACACAAAGGACAATCCCCGAGGTCATGACGCCATAAGAAACGACCGGGGAAGGGATGACAGAACTCGCAGAGGAGACGATCGAGATCGTCAAG GAGGGCCAGGACAGGAGTCAGCCAGCAGAGCCAAGGCGAAAGCGACGTTCTTGGCCATGGTTGAAGTCCCCAAAAAGAAAGCACGCACTAAGCCCATGATTACCTTCTCAGACAAAGACATGGAGGGGATGAGCTGGCCACACAACGATGCTGTCGTGGTTCAGGCAGTTATAGCCAATAGATCGGTTCACAGGATACTGGTGGACACGGGGGCATCTGTAGATATGCTATCCTACGACGCGTACCTATAG